AAGCTGTAGCTGTACCAGTGGTTGAAGCTGTACCAGTGGTTGAAGCTGTAGCTGTACCAGTGGTTGAAGCTGTACCAGTGGTTGAAGCTGTGGCTGTACCAGTGGTTGAAGCTGTACCAGTGGTTGAAGCTGTACCAGTGGTTGAAGCTGTACCAGTGGCTGAAGCTGTGGCTGTACCAGTGGCTGAAGCTGTACCAGTGGTTGAAGCTGTACCAGTGGTTGAAGCTGTGGTTGAACCAGTGGCTGAAGCTGTACCAGTGGTTGAAGCTGTGGCTGTACCAGTGGCTGAAGCTGTACCAGTGGTTGAAGCTGTGGCTGTACCAGTGGCTGAAGCTGTACCAGTGGTTGAAGTTGTAGCATCTGTTGCTGAAGCTCCTGCAGCTGAAACTGCTCCCACAGTTAGTGAAGCTCTCGTTGAAGCTGCTCCTGAAGCCCCTGCTGCAGAAGCTGCCCCTAACAGTGCCCCTGTTGAAGCTGCCCCTGCTGAAGCTGCCCCTGCTGAAGCTGCCCCTGCTGAAGCTGAAGCTGCCCCTGCTGAAGCCCCCCTGCTGAAGCTGAAGCTGCCCCTGCTGAAGCTGAAGCTGCCCCTGTTGAAGCTGAAGCTGCCCCTGCTGAAGCTGCCCCTGCTGAAGCTGAAGCTGCCCCTGTTGAAGCTGCCCCTGCTGAAGCTGCCCCTGCTGCCCTGTTGAAGCTGAAGCTGAAGCTGCCCCTGCTGAAGCTGAAGCTGCCCCTGCTGAAGCTGAAGCTGCCCCTGCTGAAGTTGAAGCTGCccctgctgaagctgctgctgagccTGTCGTTGTGTCTGCTGAGACTGCAGCTGAAGTTTCTGCCCCAGTGGAGAGCACTGAGGAGCTGGTGGACCCCGCTCCAGTGGTCGCTGAAGCTGCAGGGGAGGAACTGCAGGCGGACGCCCCAGTTGAACCAGTTGAACCATTTGAGGGTACACACTACAACCTCCCCCTTCCCCACAATCCTTCTCTTTTCCCCTGTGGACTCTGCAGTCTTCCAGAAGTAATTTACATCACCATTTCTATGAATACACAGTAGTCGTTTGTGATGAGCGTAAGGCTAAACCGTAAAGATACCGGACATCACAAACCCACTCCTTTTGGATCCATTCTAGCCCATAACCCCCAAACAATGTCTTCCCTTCTTCATGCCATACTACACTCCTGCCCCAACATGGCGGGGTTACCTTTTGTCCAGCTGtagtttaatgtgtttgtgctgcttcaGCCGTCTTGCATACGATGCATGTCTTAACTGCACAGCATTTTGCCTCCCGCTTTTTTTGCATGGTTCATTTCAGTAGACCTTTTCTTCCAGCTTTTGTTCAGCACTTACTAATGTCTGCCTGCTTACTGCAcccatttcttgtttttccgAGAAAATCTTTTCACCTTTCTGCATAAGTGACTGTGATGTGCTCTTCCCACCTACTCACACAGGTTTTATGTGGGTTTTAAGATCCCCACTTTCATtcccagtgtgttttttttttttaaaaagatcttCCAACATTCTCAGCACTGTCCATCTCCAAGTTTTGTGTTCTGGTATTGTTTCTAGAGGTGAAGGAGAATGTTGCAGCTGTCACCTTATTTCTTCATTCAaacttctctcctcttcctttttatCCCTTACACTTATTCAGGGGTCGCATGGTAAAAGTTATAAGTAATCAATCCCTACATGTTTTATCCTCTTGTTGGGTGTATTTTGTTAATGTGTGAATGTAAACTCTCTTTCATGGTAAAAGCGCCCTGGTTGCTGTGTGAGGAGCCGAAGTTGAAGATCTTACATTTGTTCTTTGGATTTCACTGTTAAGCTGTTTTGTTGGCAACCTTTACCTTACAGCAGCTCTGTTAATGTGTTGCCTAGTATGATCTATCACAGCAACCTTTTAACCTGTGAACTGACTCTACACCTTCTTTTCTATCTGACCCTTGTCCTTTCCTACCCTGTCCACCACTACCAGGTGCTGTTATGTGCATGAGGGTTACAGTGGAAATCAGATTGGTTGTTATTTATAACTTCTTCTAGCCAAATGGACATATGATATCCAAAGGCatgaagtttgtttgtgtatttttctgtaaagagaagtgagtttgatttattttttttcttcctgtgacTCAGCTCAAATGGACCCAATCCAGAAGCTCTTCTTGGACTCCATACGTGAATACTCCACAAAAAGCCAGTAAGTCTGACAACCCCACCAagcagcttttcatttttaccccagttgggggtttttttaggggttATTTTCTTAGCTATGTTTAGAACGGGTTCAGCTAACCTGGATGTAGCAGAGGTTTAAACTTTAGCTGTATGAAAGAAGCAAGCACAGGTTCAACTGGGCAGCAGCTAAACGGTGCAATGCAAGTTACCTTAAGGTTTGCCCCCACAAAGGTGATTCAGATGAGGGCTGTTAATGCTGAGGGCTGGTCAGTATTTGGGAAACTAATAAAGGAAATTTCCTTCACCAGCAGTTCTTCTTCAGTTCAGCTGATGAAATCACAGCTATGACAACTGCTGAGGAGATGTCTAGTCTATATTCTCACTATTTAGGtcaataaaatcatttttagatCGATATGTTGTGTCAAATTATCGCTTTCTTTAGTAAGTAGTCGTGTAATAATTAAGCAAGTGGGTCATATGTGCAAAATGAATGCCTTCAAGGTGAT
The Anoplopoma fimbria isolate UVic2021 breed Golden Eagle Sablefish chromosome 16, Afim_UVic_2022, whole genome shotgun sequence genome window above contains:
- the si:ch211-140m22.7 gene encoding LOW QUALITY PROTEIN: coiled-coil domain-containing protein 8 homolog (The sequence of the model RefSeq protein was modified relative to this genomic sequence to represent the inferred CDS: deleted 1 base in 1 codon); translated protein: MAASLLRMGRLGCVKCLRTESWITLSRAPAAAALSTKSGGSKKSSKKNSDKDQAKTYFDVEKLVQHKPYEFPKKGSSASAAAAAAAAARPVAEPTPSDAAAPVVEAIPVFEAPHTVEAVSETASAVEAKPVVEAVTEAAAIVEAVAEAVPVVEAVAVPVVEAVPVVEAVAVPVVEAVPVVEAVAVPVVEAVPVVEAVPVVEAVPVAEAVAVPVAEAVPVVEAVPVVEAVVEPVAEAVPVVEAVAVPVAEAVPVVEAVAVPVAEAVPVVEVVASVAEAPAAETAPTVSEALVEAAPEAPAEAEAAPAEAPLLKLKLPLLKLKLPLLKLKLPLLKLPLLKLKLPLLKLPLLKLPLLPVEAEAEAAPAEAEAAPAEAEAAPAEVEAAPAEAAAEPVVVSAETAAEVSAPVESTEELVDPAPVVAEAAGEELQADAPVEPVEPFEAQMDPIQKLFLDSIREYSTKSQATGGLVDAGSEYEKALAEEVAKLQRLYGGGDLATFPEFKFTEPKLEEVGHK